The Nitrospiria bacterium genome includes a window with the following:
- a CDS encoding 4Fe-4S dicluster domain-containing protein produces the protein MYLVANIDPQICGATSCTLCTQFCPEANTIQYDKVRKTAFVSVDRCKGCAQCVWVCDNMAKHNAIKMVMIDQLPEEFTSKVTKNMSYEQEDLKPSPINK, from the coding sequence ATGTACCTTGTCGCAAATATCGATCCGCAAATCTGCGGTGCCACCAGTTGCACGCTTTGCACCCAGTTCTGCCCCGAAGCCAATACGATTCAGTACGACAAAGTCCGTAAAACTGCTTTCGTCTCGGTGGATCGGTGCAAGGGATGCGCACAGTGCGTTTGGGTCTGCGACAATATGGCAAAGCACAACGCCATCAAGATGGTCATGATCGATCAATTGCCTGAGGAGTTTACGTCCAAAGTCACTAAGAACATGTCGTACGAGCAGGAAGACCTCAAACCCTCACCCATCAATAAATAA
- a CDS encoding carbon monoxide dehydrogenase beta subunit family protein produces MYLKKEHLLKKDEQYVLKPGPEGYVPPAAASMGIELPDPGEGLFYGRKTNEEAVMEEIAKQMLTRKNPTIFPGPLVLWAWNEHAKIKGQAVLELASEIPDVMIIPMPDYRPKYPKIEPEEEINPNHPNLTIWHNKIEVCIFIGVHCHYANLTLKMIRAGTNCLTVAVCAEQGHEDAMLTTRDSDENKIRRLAQTVRKVRESMGIPAPTRPPYGGGKREIVTPEEWTRIRAHGLAMSMAGSPQGMPLREGQMPTF; encoded by the coding sequence ATGTACCTGAAAAAAGAGCATCTTCTAAAAAAAGATGAACAATACGTGCTGAAACCTGGACCGGAGGGTTACGTTCCGCCGGCGGCCGCATCGATGGGAATCGAACTGCCGGATCCGGGTGAGGGATTGTTCTACGGCCGGAAAACGAACGAAGAGGCCGTCATGGAAGAGATTGCCAAACAGATGCTCACCCGAAAAAACCCGACTATTTTTCCGGGACCTTTGGTCCTGTGGGCCTGGAACGAACACGCCAAGATCAAGGGCCAGGCGGTGCTGGAACTTGCCAGCGAGATCCCGGACGTGATGATCATTCCCATGCCGGACTACCGCCCTAAATATCCGAAAATCGAACCGGAAGAAGAAATCAATCCCAATCATCCCAATCTGACGATCTGGCATAACAAGATCGAGGTCTGCATCTTCATCGGCGTGCACTGCCACTACGCCAATCTGACGCTCAAGATGATCCGGGCCGGGACCAATTGCCTGACGGTGGCGGTCTGCGCAGAGCAGGGGCATGAGGACGCGATGCTGACGACCCGGGACTCCGATGAGAATAAAATTCGGAGGCTGGCCCAGACGGTTCGGAAAGTGCGTGAGTCCATGGGAATTCCAGCGCCCACCCGGCCTCCCTACGGCGGAGGAAAGCGCGAAATTGTAACGCCGGAGGAATGGACCCGAATTCGGGCCCATGGTTTGGCCATGTCGATGGCGGGATCGCCACAGGGGATGCCGTTGCGCGAAGGCCAGATGCCCACGTTTTAG